CGATTGAATTTCTACCTGCGGATTCTGCATGCCGCAATTTGGTTTGCTCCGCAGCATTGGACCGAGCAGAAGATTGGCGAGATGGAACGGCAGTCGTCTGTACTGGACGAGTTCGGCCAATTTGAACTGGAGTATCTCAGTGCGCTATGCGTTCTGCTGAATCAAACATCGATCGAAACTGAAAGTGATCCTTTAAAACATCGCTTGCTTGTCGCGATGAAGACACACTGCTTGTCCAGAAGCGGTGAAGCCTATACCGATCTCGTCCAGCAGCTCGCAGAGCTTTCTCGCGATGGTGCGGCAATACGAAAAGCATTCCCGGTTCGACAGCAAGACAATAACGACGCTTGGGTGATGGCGACTCAGCTATTGGTCGCGCAGGTTCGCCAAGTAACTTATCGACGCGACGGTCTAAGTGGTAAGGAGTTCGGCAACCAGATTGCTCGGATGCTGTCGGATTTGCAGCCGACGGCCAGTGTTGTGCTGCGTGGTCAAGAAGTCGCGAAGTTCTACTATTTCACTGTGCCGCTGGTGCTCTGGCTGTTCGGTGGGGCGATATTCATCTTCCCACCGTTGTTGTTGCCTATGATCTGGATCCCTGACTCAGCATCTGCGTTCTATGCACTCGGTACCTTGGCCGGCACCATCACTGGGTTGTGCGTATTGTTCTTTCGATGGTTCTATCCGCGGATGTTAAAACCTCGTCAAGAACGAAAGGCTCTCGATTGGTTGCTCGCGGCTTATCGAAAGAATTGGCGAAAGCGTTTGTTCCGTTTTGCACAGACAAGTAATCAGCCAATCGGAACGTTGCTCCAACACATCGCTCACGTCTCGCATCAGACGCATCATTTAGTATTGGGTGAAACCGTTCAGTACTTCGGTTCCCAAGATGCGGGTTTGGTAATCTATGTGTCGCTGCGATCGTTAATGTAGCGATAGATTTACGAGTGTCGGTCCGCCCGGTTTCGATTCGACCGACAGCGTTTTCCCGACCAGTGCCGCCCGGCCTTTCATCGCCCGAATACCGAAGTGACCTGAGGGAACTTCGTTGGGGTTAAAACCGGTTCCGTTGTCTTCGATCGACAAAGAATTCGAATCACA
This genomic interval from Stieleria sp. JC731 contains the following:
- a CDS encoding sensor histidine kinase, with translation MATTAYRVLVESVRNATRHGKATAVSIRCDSNSLSIEDNGTGFNPNEVPSGHFGIRAMKGRAALVGKTLSVESKPGGPTLVNLSLH